A window from Vulpes vulpes isolate BD-2025 chromosome 9, VulVul3, whole genome shotgun sequence encodes these proteins:
- the LOC140594039 gene encoding olfactory receptor 9S13-like — MPLQSNGNLSKVYVQDFVLEGFAGGLETQALLFAVFLALYMVTVLGNLLMIIVITLDAQLHSPMYFFLKNLSFVDLCYSSVIAPNALANFFSSSKVITFAGCATQFFFLSLMATTEGLLLGVMAYDRFMAICSPLRYPSTMCQSACTRLVLGAYCGGCFNSVVQTSFTFHLPFCSSNRINHFFCDVPPLLQIACGNTAINELLLFGICGLLLVAVTIVILISYGYITVTILRMGSGGGRRKIFSTCGSHMTAVTLFFGTLFVMYAQPGAIESMEQGKVVSVFYTLVIPMLNPLIYSLRNKDVKEALRRLGQKHMAMWRMC; from the coding sequence ATGCCATTGCAGAGTAATGGAAACCTCTCCAAGGTCTACGTTCAAGATTTTGTGCTGGAGGGATTTGCAGGTGGCCTTGAGACTCAGGCCCTGCTCTTTGCTGTATTCCTGGCCCTGTACATGGTGactgtcctgggtaacctcctCATGATCATTGTTATCACCCTGGATGCCCAACTGCACTCCccaatgtacttcttcctcaagaACCTCTCCTTTGTGGACTTGTGCTACTCATCTGTGATTGCCCCCAATGCACTGGCCAACTTCTTCTCCTCATCCAAGGTCATCACCTTTGCAGGATGTGccacccagtttttctttttatccctgaTGGCCACAACTGAAGGCTTGCTCCTGGGtgtcatggcctatgaccgcttcATGGCCATCTGTAGCCCCTTGCGCTACCCCAGCACCATGTGCCAGTCTGCCTGCACTCGCCTGGTGCTGGGCGCCTACTGTGGAGGCTGCTTCAACTCTGTTGTGCAGACCAGCTTCACATTCCACCTCCCATTCTGCAGCTCCAACCGCAtcaaccacttcttctgtgatgtgCCCCCTCTGCTCCAGATCGCCTGTGGCAACACGGCCATCAATGAACTTCTCTTGTTTGGCATCTGTGGGCTCCTCCTTGTGGCTGTGACGATTGTGATCCTCATCTCCTATGGCTACATCACAGTGACCATCCTGAGGATGGGATCAGGAGGTGGGAGACGCAAGAtcttctccacctgtggctcccacatgACTGCAGTGACCCTCTTTTTTGGGACTCTCTTTGTCATGTATGCCCAGCCAGGAGCAATTGAGTCCATGGAGCAGGGCAAGGTGGTCTCTGTCTTCTACACGCTGGTCATCCCAATGCTCAATCCCCTCATCTACAGTCTGCgaaacaaggatgtgaaggaggCCCTGCGGAGGCTGGGACAGAAACACATGGCCATGTGGAGGATGTGCTGA